CTCCTTTCTTAATGGCCAGATGCAGCGGAGTCCTGCCGTTTCCGTCTTTGATGTTTACGTTGGCGCCCTGCTGGACGAGCCTTTTGACCGCCTCGGCGTCTCCGTTCTTCGCCGCGTCAAGCAGCGCTTGATCCTGCTTGGAAGGTTTTCCTTTTCTGAACAGGTCGTTGATTGGCGGCATGTAAAAGGATCTCCCTCAGGCCATGTACGACAGCCTTTCGATCATTCGAAGCAAGACGTAATCCCGCAATCCCTCATTCAAAATGCGTTTTCCGGAATGTGTCGCTCTCTGTTCAAACCGTCAGAGATGCATATTCAAAAATCCCCGATTGAGGGGGAGACACTTGATCATGCCGAGATACACGAAATTACCGCCCGGACTTGCGTGGAGGCTTTGAAGTGCAGTGAGATGACAAGCTGTCATTCCCGGTTTGCCCGAGCTCTGGAGGCCGGCTGTCTTGCAAGCGGCGACTTCGGCTTCGGCCAGTCGCTGGATCTCCATAGGCGAGCCGCCTTTGAGTTAATCGCGAAGAGCTAAAATAAAATGTAGGTAGTAAAAGTATATCAAAAACTGTCTTTTTTTCATAACAAAAGGGAAAATGGATACAATAAATTCTTCAACCAACTTTGAATTGGCAAAGAAGCCGCCATTGTTTTAAGG
The window above is part of the Candidatus Abyssobacteria bacterium SURF_5 genome. Proteins encoded here:
- a CDS encoding ankyrin repeat domain-containing protein; the encoded protein is MPPINDLFRKGKPSKQDQALLDAAKNGDAEAVKRLVQQGANVNIKDGNGRTPLHLAIKKG